A part of Podarcis muralis chromosome 13, rPodMur119.hap1.1, whole genome shotgun sequence genomic DNA contains:
- the EMC4 gene encoding ER membrane protein complex subunit 4 — MSTPGGLVTNRGRRFKWAIELSGPGSGSRGRSDRSGGQGDTLYPIGYSDKQVPDTSVQETDRILVEKRCWDIALGPLKQIPMNLFIMYMAGNTISIFPTMMVCMMAWRPIQALMSISATFKLLESSSQKFLQGLVYLIGNLLGLALAVYKCQSMGLLPTHASDWLAFIEPPERMEFTGGGLVL, encoded by the exons ATGAGCACCCCTGGGGGGCTAGTTACCAACCGCGGACGGCGTTTCAAATGGGCCATTGAGTTGAGTGGTCCAGGCAGTGGGAGCAG AGGCCGGAGTGATCGGAGCGGTGGCCAGGGAGACACCCTCTATCCCATCGGCTATTCAGACAAGCAGGTGCCAGACACAAGCGTCCAGGAAACGGATCGCATCCTAGTAGAAAAG CGCTGCTGGGATATTGCTCTGGGCCCCCTGAAGCAAATCCCTATGAACTTATTTATCATGTACATGGCAGGCAACACAATCTCCATCTTCCCCACTATGATGGTCTGTATGATGGCCTGGAGGCCCATCCAAGCACTCATGTCCATCTCTGCCA CCTTCAAATTACTTGAGAGTTCAAGCCAGAAGTTCCTGCAGGGCCTGGTATACCTAATTGGCAACCTTTTAGGGTTGGCATTAGCGGTTTACAAATGCCAATCAATGGGGCTGCTGCCAACTCATGCCTCTGATTGGCTAGCTTTTATTGAGCCACCCGAG CGCATGGAATTCACGGGTGGGGGTCTAGTGTTATGA
- the SDR39U1 gene encoding epimerase family protein SDR39U1, which yields MRVLVGGGTGFVGRALTQLLRSRGHDVTLISRHPGKGRTTWDEVSRLGLPPCEGVVNLAGENVLNPLRRWNESFRQEVVASRIETTNTLAKAIAGAERPPSAWILVTGVGYYRPSPTTEYTEESPGGDFDFFSRLVTRWEAAAKIPGDATRQVVVRSGVVLGREGGAVAQMLWPFRLGLGGPIASGRQPFPWIHVADLVGILAHALEREDVRGILNGVAPSAVTTTNGDFARALGSALQRPAFLPLPSFAVSAIFGPERSVMLLEGQRVVPKQTLESNYRFAFPDLPSALQNILT from the exons ATGAGAGTCTTAGTGG GTGGTGGGACTGGATTTGTTGGCAGAGCCTTAACCCAGTTGCTGAGGAGCCGAGGGCATGATGTCACTCTGATTTCCCGCCATCCCGGAAAAGGGCGGACTACCTGG gaTGAAGTTTCCCGCTTGGGGCTCCCTCCTTGTGAAGGTGTGGTCAACCTAGCTGGAGAAAATGTCCTTAACCCCCTCCGTAG GTGGAATGAGTCCTTCCGCCAGGAAGTGGTTGCCAGTCGGATAGAGACCACAAATACTTTGGCGAAAGCCATTGCAGGAGCTGAGCGCCCACCTTCTGCCTGGATCCTTGTCACCGGCGTAG GTTACTACAGACCCAGCCCCACCACTGAATACACAGAAGAGAGTCCTGGCGGAGACTTTGATTTCTTTTCTCGCCTGGTGACCCGTTGGGAGGCAGCAGCGAAAATCCCCGGTGACGCCACACGCCAGGTGGTAGTGAGATCTG GCgtggtgctgggcagagagggcggGGCTGTTGCCCAGATGTTGTGGCCCTTTCGCCTCGGCCTGGGAGGCCCCATCGCTTCTGGCCGCCAGCCTTTTCCCTGGATCCATGTGGCCGATTTGGTAGGCATCCTGGCCCATGCGCTGGAGCGGGAGGATGTCCGGGGGATCCTGAATGGCGTCGCACCATCCGCCGTTACCACCACCAATGGGGATTTCGCTCGGGCTTTGGGGTCGGCCCTCCAGCGGCCTGCCTTCTTGCCTCTGCCAAGCTTTGCTGTGTCAGCCATCTTTGGCCCTGAGCGGAGTGTCATGCTGCTTGAAGGACAGCGCGTGGTACCCAAACAGACTCTGGAGAGCAACTACCGCTTTGCGTTCCCTGATCTTCCCTCTGCCCTCCAGAATATTTTAACCTGA